A part of Oryctolagus cuniculus chromosome 15, mOryCun1.1, whole genome shotgun sequence genomic DNA contains:
- the LOC100353880 gene encoding protein FAM24A, whose translation MFDLKTKVMIGIGSSLLLAAVVLIGVVIGLYIKVSDALKAAKEPAVCGTKHSTKVFPGKTNPTDSCRAFPCCDNSSMYTDFDPLPPCSCATNEGL comes from the exons ATGTTTGACCTCAAGACCAAGGTGATGATCGGCATTGGCAGCAGCCTGCTGCTGGCCGCCGTGGTGCTGATAGGGGTTGTCATCGGCCTTTACATCAAAGTGTCCGACGCGCTGAA AGCTGCAAAGGAACCTGCTGTTTGTGGAACCAAGCATTCAACCAAGGTCTTCCCAGGAAAAACCAACCCCACGGATTCCTGTCGTGCCTTCCCATGCTGTGACAACAGTAGCATGTATACAGATTTCGATCCCCTGCCACCTTGCTCGTGTGCAACCAACGAGGGACTCTGA